A genomic stretch from Agarivorans sp. Alg241-V36 includes:
- the rpoC gene encoding DNA-directed RNA polymerase subunit beta', translating into MKDLLKFLKQQSKTEEFEGIKIGLASPDQIRSWSFGEVKKPETINYRTFKPERDGLFCARIFGPVKDYECLCGKYKRLKHRGVICEKCGVEVTQSKVRRDRMGHIELASPVAHIWFLKSLPSRIGLLLDMTLRDIERVLYFESFVVTEPGMTSLERGQMLTEETYLDSLEEYGDEFEAKMGAEAVLALLRHLELDQEIEVMREELQTTNSETKRKKTTKRLKLMEAFRDSGNKPEWMIMTVLPVLPPDLRPLVPLDGGRFATSDLNDLYRRVINRNNRLKRLLDLAAPDIIVRNEKRMLQEAVDALLDNGRRGRAITGSNKRPLKSLADMIKGKQGRFRQNLLGKRVDYSGRSVITVGPTLRLHQCGLPKKMALELFKPFIYGKLELRGLATTIKAAKKMVEREGGEVWDILEEVIREHPVLLNRAPTLHRLGIQAFEPVLIEGKAIQLHPLVCAAYNADFDGDQMAVHVPLTLEAQLEARSLMMSTNNVLSPANGEPIIVPSQDVVLGLYYMTRERVNAEGEGMYLSGPKEAEKLYRAKQASIHARVNVRITEVVVAEDGSRIEKTEIKQTTIGRAILWLIVPKGLPFDLVNQSMGKKQISGLLNTCYRKLGLKHSVIFADQLMYTGFHYATLSGASVGINDMVIPDAKKDIVEEASDEVSEIQEQFLAGLVTAGERYNKVIDIWASANEKVSKAMMDNLSTETVINKDGEEENQDSFNSIFMMADSGARGSAAQIRQLAGMRGLMAKPDGSIIETPIVANFREGLNVLQYFISTHGARKGLADTALKTANSGYLTRRLVDVAQDLVVTETDCGTQEGIIMTPHIEGGDVVEPLRERVLGRVLVGDVIKPGTENEVLLKDKTLLDEKLCDLLEENSVDTVKVRSVISCANDFGVCALCYGRDLARGHLVGRGEAVGVVAAQSIGEPGTQLTMRTFHIGGAASRAAAENSIQVKNAGTIKLHNAKVVTNSEGKLVVTSRSTELTIIDEMGQTKESHKLQYGAVLEVVDGGAVTSGDTVANWDPHTHPIITEVPGRVKFIDMVEGVTVSRQTDELTGLSSINVMDPNERPGAGKEMRPMVKLVDGSGNDVLIAGTDIPAQYFLSAKAIVNLEDNAEVGVGDAIARIPQESSGTKDITGGLPRVADLFEARQPKEPAILAEITGTISYGKETKGKRRLVITPAEGDAYEEMIPKWRNLNVFEGEKVAKGEVIADGPESPHDILRLRGISPVANYIVNEVQDVYRLQGVKINDKHIETIVRQMLRKCLILDAGDSSFLLGEQAEVARVNIENRQLEAEGKRPALYRRELLGITKASLSTESFISAASFQETTRVLTEAAVGGKQDELRGLKENVIVGRLIPAGTGYSYHENRRNQSEAPAPITADEAADNLAALLNAAPGGEAE; encoded by the coding sequence TTACTTCGAATCATTTGTAGTGACTGAACCTGGCATGACCAGCTTAGAGCGCGGTCAAATGCTTACCGAAGAAACCTACCTTGATTCACTTGAAGAGTACGGTGATGAGTTTGAAGCTAAAATGGGTGCAGAGGCTGTATTAGCTTTATTGCGTCATTTAGAGCTTGACCAAGAAATCGAAGTAATGCGCGAAGAGTTACAAACAACTAACTCTGAAACTAAGCGTAAGAAGACCACTAAGCGTCTTAAGCTTATGGAAGCGTTTCGCGATTCAGGTAATAAACCTGAGTGGATGATTATGACCGTATTGCCGGTTCTTCCACCAGATTTGCGTCCACTAGTACCACTAGATGGCGGCCGTTTTGCTACTTCTGATTTGAACGATTTATACCGTCGTGTAATCAACCGTAACAACCGTTTGAAGCGTCTACTAGACCTAGCTGCTCCAGACATCATTGTGCGTAACGAAAAACGTATGCTGCAAGAAGCAGTAGATGCCTTGTTAGACAATGGTCGTCGTGGTCGTGCAATTACCGGTTCTAACAAACGTCCGCTTAAATCTTTGGCCGATATGATCAAAGGTAAGCAAGGTCGTTTCCGTCAGAACTTGCTAGGTAAGCGTGTAGATTACTCAGGTCGTTCGGTAATTACCGTTGGTCCTACACTGCGTCTACACCAGTGTGGTCTACCTAAGAAAATGGCACTTGAGCTGTTCAAACCATTCATCTACGGCAAGTTAGAGCTTCGTGGTCTTGCTACTACGATTAAAGCTGCTAAGAAGATGGTTGAGCGTGAAGGCGGCGAAGTTTGGGATATTCTTGAAGAAGTTATCCGTGAACACCCAGTATTGCTTAACCGTGCACCAACCTTGCACCGTTTGGGTATTCAAGCCTTTGAGCCTGTGCTAATTGAAGGTAAAGCAATTCAATTACACCCGCTAGTGTGTGCGGCTTATAACGCCGACTTCGATGGGGACCAAATGGCGGTACACGTACCGTTGACCCTAGAAGCACAGTTAGAAGCACGTTCGTTGATGATGTCGACTAACAACGTACTTTCACCAGCTAACGGTGAGCCTATTATCGTTCCTTCGCAAGACGTTGTATTGGGTCTGTACTACATGACTCGTGAACGTGTTAACGCAGAAGGCGAAGGTATGTACCTTTCTGGCCCTAAAGAGGCAGAAAAGTTATACCGTGCTAAGCAAGCCAGTATTCACGCACGTGTAAACGTACGTATCACTGAGGTTGTAGTAGCAGAAGACGGCTCTAGAATCGAAAAAACTGAAATTAAGCAAACTACCATTGGTCGAGCCATTTTATGGTTAATCGTACCTAAAGGTTTGCCGTTTGATTTAGTTAACCAGTCAATGGGTAAGAAGCAAATCTCAGGATTGCTAAACACCTGTTACCGTAAACTAGGTCTTAAGCACTCAGTTATTTTTGCTGACCAATTAATGTACACCGGTTTCCATTATGCAACCTTGTCTGGTGCCTCTGTAGGTATTAACGACATGGTAATTCCTGATGCTAAGAAAGACATCGTGGAAGAAGCCAGTGACGAAGTAAGCGAAATTCAAGAGCAGTTCCTAGCTGGTTTGGTAACAGCAGGCGAGCGTTACAACAAAGTAATCGATATTTGGGCTTCGGCTAACGAAAAAGTATCGAAAGCGATGATGGACAACTTGTCTACCGAAACTGTTATCAACAAAGATGGCGAAGAAGAGAATCAAGACTCATTCAACAGTATCTTTATGATGGCCGATTCCGGCGCACGTGGTAGTGCTGCTCAGATTCGTCAGCTAGCTGGTATGCGTGGCTTGATGGCTAAACCGGATGGTTCGATTATCGAAACACCGATTGTGGCTAACTTCCGTGAAGGTTTGAACGTACTTCAGTACTTCATCTCAACTCACGGTGCGCGTAAAGGTTTGGCCGATACCGCATTGAAGACCGCTAACTCGGGTTACTTAACACGTCGTCTAGTAGACGTAGCTCAGGATTTGGTTGTTACCGAAACTGACTGTGGTACTCAAGAAGGCATTATCATGACTCCTCACATTGAGGGTGGTGACGTTGTTGAACCATTGCGTGAGCGTGTTCTTGGTCGTGTTCTAGTGGGCGATGTTATTAAGCCTGGTACTGAGAACGAAGTACTGCTTAAAGACAAGACTCTACTTGACGAAAAACTGTGTGACCTTCTTGAAGAAAACTCAGTGGATACCGTTAAGGTACGCTCAGTAATTAGCTGTGCTAATGACTTTGGTGTATGTGCCCTTTGTTATGGTCGTGACCTTGCTCGAGGCCACTTGGTTGGTCGCGGCGAAGCGGTTGGTGTTGTTGCAGCACAATCGATTGGTGAGCCGGGTACTCAGCTTACCATGCGTACTTTCCACATTGGTGGTGCGGCATCGCGTGCGGCAGCAGAGAACAGCATTCAAGTTAAGAACGCAGGTACTATTAAGCTACACAACGCTAAAGTAGTAACTAACAGCGAAGGCAAGTTAGTTGTAACCTCTCGTTCTACTGAATTGACCATCATTGACGAAATGGGTCAAACCAAAGAAAGCCACAAACTACAATACGGTGCAGTACTTGAAGTAGTAGACGGTGGTGCGGTTACCTCTGGCGACACAGTTGCTAACTGGGACCCACATACACACCCAATTATTACTGAAGTACCGGGTCGCGTTAAGTTCATCGACATGGTTGAAGGCGTAACTGTTAGCCGTCAAACTGATGAATTAACTGGTCTTTCTAGCATTAACGTTATGGACCCTAACGAGCGCCCTGGCGCTGGTAAAGAAATGCGTCCAATGGTTAAATTGGTAGATGGTTCTGGTAACGACGTTCTTATTGCTGGTACCGATATTCCAGCTCAGTACTTCTTGTCTGCAAAAGCGATTGTAAACTTAGAAGATAATGCTGAAGTAGGCGTTGGTGATGCAATTGCTCGTATCCCACAAGAATCAAGCGGTACTAAAGATATTACCGGTGGTCTACCTCGCGTAGCCGACTTGTTCGAAGCTCGTCAGCCTAAAGAGCCAGCTATTTTGGCAGAAATTACCGGTACTATTAGTTACGGTAAAGAAACCAAAGGTAAGCGCCGCTTGGTGATTACTCCAGCTGAAGGTGACGCTTACGAAGAAATGATTCCTAAGTGGCGTAACCTAAACGTGTTTGAAGGTGAGAAAGTAGCTAAAGGTGAAGTAATTGCCGATGGCCCAGAATCACCACATGACATTTTGCGCTTGCGTGGCATTAGCCCTGTAGCTAACTACATCGTAAACGAAGTACAAGACGTATACCGTTTACAAGGTGTGAAGATTAACGATAAGCACATCGAAACTATCGTGCGTCAAATGCTTCGTAAGTGTTTGATTCTAGATGCTGGTGATTCTAGCTTCTTGCTAGGTGAGCAAGCTGAAGTTGCCCGAGTGAATATTGAGAATCGTCAATTAGAAGCTGAAGGCAAACGCCCTGCGCTATACCGTCGTGAGTTATTAGGTATTACTAAGGCATCGCTATCAACAGAATCGTTTATTTCTGCGGCATCGTTCCAAGAAACTACTCGCGTGCTTACTGAAGCAGCTGTGGGTGGTAAACAGGACGAACTACGCGGTCTTAAAGAGAACGTTATTGTTGGTCGCTTGATTCCTGCAGGTACTGGTTATTCTTACCATGAGAATCGTCGCAATCAGTCTGAAGCTCCAGCACCAATTACTGCAGATGAAGCCGCTGATAACTTAGCTGCGTTACTAAATGCAGCACCTGGTGGCGAAGCAGAGTAA
- a CDS encoding RidA family protein: protein MSKQIVSTEAAPAAIGPYSQATKIDELVFTSGQIPLDPESMEIVSGGISEQTKQVMENLMAVLAAAGADSSTVFKTTCFLSDMANFVAFNEVYASYFPESAPARSCVEVARLPKDVLVEVEAIAHIK, encoded by the coding sequence ATGAGCAAACAAATCGTATCAACCGAAGCAGCCCCAGCCGCTATTGGCCCATATTCTCAAGCGACCAAAATTGATGAGCTAGTATTCACTTCCGGGCAAATCCCACTAGATCCTGAGTCAATGGAAATTGTATCCGGTGGTATAAGCGAGCAAACCAAACAAGTAATGGAAAACCTTATGGCTGTATTAGCCGCTGCAGGTGCAGACTCGTCGACAGTATTTAAAACTACCTGCTTTTTGAGTGATATGGCCAACTTTGTTGCCTTTAACGAAGTATACGCCAGCTACTTCCCAGAGAGCGCTCCGGCGCGCTCGTGCGTAGAAGTGGCACGTTTACCCAAAGATGTATTAGTAGAAGTAGAAGCTATCGCCCATATTAAATAG
- the tusD gene encoding sulfurtransferase complex subunit TusD, whose translation MSLTYTLVVTSPLYGKQGSASALNFAQALLNAGHQLKTVFFYLDGVSNGLSTSLPASDELNIHQQWLDLKAASTCSLLVCSAAAYRRGVIGEDEAAANQLLANMDSQFEMSGLAEMATAMLTSDRVVHL comes from the coding sequence ATGAGCCTTACTTATACCTTAGTGGTTACTAGCCCGTTATACGGCAAGCAGGGTAGCGCCTCTGCGCTTAACTTCGCCCAAGCACTGCTAAATGCCGGCCACCAACTTAAAACGGTGTTTTTCTATTTGGATGGGGTTAGCAACGGCTTATCAACCTCCTTGCCGGCAAGTGATGAGCTTAATATTCATCAGCAGTGGCTTGATTTAAAAGCAGCGTCGACTTGTTCTTTATTGGTATGCAGCGCTGCTGCCTATCGCAGAGGGGTAATTGGCGAAGACGAAGCCGCTGCCAATCAATTACTGGCTAACATGGATAGTCAGTTTGAAATGTCCGGCTTAGCCGAAATGGCCACTGCTATGCTAACTAGCGATAGAGTGGTGCACTTATGA
- the tusC gene encoding sulfurtransferase complex subunit TusC, with translation MSKPLVFIFSSAPHGSSAARESLDAALAASAVSEDIVVFFEGDGVYQLVCGQNPNEIKQRDALPTYGLLDLYDVEEIYVDQQSLHERGLSLEQLAISVRVKQAKQFYLESCHAHAILRF, from the coding sequence ATGAGTAAACCATTGGTTTTCATATTTAGTAGCGCCCCTCATGGCAGCTCTGCTGCTCGCGAGTCACTAGATGCTGCTTTGGCTGCTTCAGCGGTGTCGGAAGATATCGTGGTGTTTTTTGAAGGCGATGGAGTTTATCAACTAGTCTGTGGCCAAAACCCTAATGAGATTAAGCAGCGAGATGCATTACCTACTTATGGTCTGTTAGATCTTTATGACGTGGAAGAGATCTACGTTGATCAGCAATCCTTGCATGAACGAGGCCTTTCTTTAGAACAACTTGCTATTAGCGTTAGAGTTAAACAAGCAAAACAGTTCTATTTAGAAAGCTGTCACGCTCATGCAATATTGAGGTTTTAG
- the tusB gene encoding sulfurtransferase complex subunit TusB, whose amino-acid sequence MLHIMRHPYASDSYERCISQLENDGHLVLIEDAVYAWQRDDRRLQELAQSGRVSVLRADVNARGIEVCDSVLIDYQGLVKLTEQYTPSLTW is encoded by the coding sequence ATGCTACATATTATGCGACATCCTTATGCAAGTGATAGTTATGAACGCTGCATTAGCCAGCTAGAAAACGATGGCCACCTAGTGCTCATCGAAGATGCTGTATATGCTTGGCAGCGTGATGACAGGCGTTTACAGGAGCTAGCTCAATCTGGCAGAGTCTCAGTGTTACGCGCTGATGTGAATGCTAGAGGTATCGAGGTTTGCGATAGCGTGCTAATAGATTACCAAGGTTTAGTAAAACTTACCGAGCAATATACGCCTTCATTAACTTGGTAG
- the rpsL gene encoding 30S ribosomal protein S12, with the protein MATINQLVRKPRASKVAKSNVPALAACPQRRGVCTRVYTTTPKKPNSALRKVARVRLTNGFEVTSYIGGEGHNLQEHSVILIRGGRVKDLPGVRYHTVRGALDCAGVSDRRQGRSKYGAKRPKS; encoded by the coding sequence ATGGCAACGATTAACCAGTTGGTTCGCAAGCCACGTGCAAGTAAGGTTGCTAAAAGCAACGTACCAGCACTAGCTGCGTGTCCACAACGTCGTGGTGTATGTACTCGTGTATATACCACCACACCAAAGAAACCAAACTCAGCACTACGTAAAGTAGCTCGTGTTCGTTTAACTAACGGATTCGAAGTAACTTCTTACATCGGTGGTGAAGGTCACAACCTACAAGAGCACAGCGTAATTCTTATTCGCGGTGGTCGTGTTAAAGATTTACCAGGTGTGCGTTATCACACCGTACGCGGCGCGTTAGACTGTGCTGGCGTAAGTGATCGTCGTCAAGGACGTTCAAAGTACGGCGCTAAACGTCCTAAGTCATAA
- the rpsG gene encoding 30S ribosomal protein S7 produces MPRRRVIGQRKILPDPKFGSELLAKFINVVMVDGKKSISEKIVYGALDAAAEKSGKSHQEVFEIALENVRPSVEVKSRRVGGSTYQVPVEVRPVRRNTLGMRWMVDAARKRGEKSMALRLAGEILDAAENKGSAVKKREDVHRMADANKAFAHYRW; encoded by the coding sequence ATGCCAAGACGTCGAGTGATCGGTCAACGCAAAATCTTGCCAGATCCTAAGTTCGGATCAGAACTACTGGCTAAGTTCATCAACGTAGTAATGGTTGATGGTAAAAAATCAATTTCAGAAAAAATTGTATACGGTGCATTAGACGCTGCTGCTGAGAAATCAGGCAAGTCTCACCAAGAAGTTTTTGAAATTGCTCTTGAAAACGTGCGCCCATCGGTAGAGGTTAAATCTCGCCGTGTAGGTGGTTCTACTTACCAAGTACCTGTTGAAGTACGTCCAGTACGTCGCAACACTCTAGGTATGCGTTGGATGGTAGATGCAGCACGTAAACGTGGTGAAAAATCTATGGCTTTACGTCTAGCGGGTGAAATCCTAGACGCAGCCGAAAACAAAGGTTCTGCGGTTAAGAAACGTGAAGACGTTCACCGTATGGCCGACGCAAACAAAGCGTTTGCACATTACCGCTGGTAA
- the fusA gene encoding elongation factor G yields the protein MARTTPIERYRNIGIVAHVDAGKTTTTERVLFYTGLSHKIGEVHDGAATMDWMEQEQERGITITSAATTTFWRGMNAQYDEHRINIIDTPGHVDFTIEVERSLRVLDGAVVVFCGSSGVEPQSETVWRQADKYSVPRMVFVNKMDRAGADFERVIDQIRDRLGANCVPIQLNIGAEDEFVGVIDLIKMKAINWNEADQGTTFSYEDIPAHLVERAEALHEELVEAAAEATDELMDKYLEEGELTETEIKFGLRKRTLNNEIVLATCGSAFKNKGVQAVLDAVVEYLPAPNHVEAIKGTDEKDNEVACPAEDDAPFAALAFKIATDPFVGTLTFMRVYSGTVETGTAVYNSVKQKRERLGRMVQMHSNDRKEIKEVRAGDIAAAIGLKDVTTGDTLCDMNRKVILERMEFPEPVIQIAVEPRTKADQEKMGVALGKLAAEDPSFRVETNEESGQTLISGMGELHLDIIVDRMKREFSVDCNVGKPQVAYREAIRKQVEVEGKFVRQSGGRGQYGHVWLRMEPLEPGAGYEFVNEIVGGAVPKEYIPAVDKGCKEQMDQGVLAGYPLLDVKVTLFDGSFHDVDSNEMAFKIAGAMGFKKGALDADPVLLEPMMKVEVTTPEDWMGDVVGDLNRRRGIIEGMDDGAAGLKIVKSKVPLSAMFGYATDLRSATQGRASYSMEFLEYNEAPKNVADAIVDAK from the coding sequence ATGGCTCGTACAACTCCAATTGAGCGCTACCGTAACATTGGTATTGTTGCTCATGTTGACGCTGGCAAAACAACAACTACAGAACGTGTCCTTTTCTACACCGGTCTATCTCACAAAATTGGTGAGGTGCATGATGGCGCAGCCACCATGGACTGGATGGAGCAAGAGCAAGAACGCGGTATTACCATCACCTCTGCGGCTACTACCACCTTTTGGCGTGGTATGAACGCCCAGTACGACGAACACCGTATTAATATCATCGATACCCCTGGACACGTTGACTTCACTATTGAAGTTGAACGTTCATTGCGCGTATTAGATGGAGCAGTTGTTGTATTTTGTGGTTCATCTGGTGTTGAACCTCAATCAGAAACAGTGTGGCGCCAAGCTGATAAATATTCTGTTCCACGAATGGTATTCGTGAACAAAATGGATAGAGCTGGTGCAGACTTTGAACGAGTAATTGATCAAATCCGTGATCGCTTAGGTGCTAACTGTGTACCTATTCAGTTGAACATAGGCGCTGAGGACGAATTTGTTGGTGTTATTGACCTGATTAAAATGAAGGCCATTAACTGGAACGAAGCCGACCAAGGTACCACCTTCAGCTACGAAGATATTCCGGCTCATCTTGTAGAACGTGCAGAAGCCTTACACGAAGAACTCGTGGAAGCAGCGGCAGAAGCTACCGATGAGTTAATGGATAAGTATCTTGAAGAAGGCGAGTTAACTGAAACCGAAATCAAGTTTGGTTTGCGTAAGCGCACGCTAAATAATGAGATCGTGCTAGCGACTTGTGGTAGCGCATTTAAAAACAAAGGTGTTCAGGCAGTGCTTGATGCCGTTGTTGAATATTTGCCTGCTCCAAACCACGTTGAAGCAATTAAAGGAACAGACGAAAAGGACAATGAAGTTGCTTGTCCGGCAGAAGACGACGCGCCGTTTGCGGCATTAGCGTTTAAAATTGCCACCGACCCTTTTGTGGGGACGCTAACCTTTATGCGTGTTTATTCGGGGACGGTAGAAACCGGCACTGCGGTGTATAACTCGGTTAAACAAAAACGTGAACGTCTAGGTCGTATGGTGCAAATGCATTCAAACGATCGTAAAGAGATCAAAGAAGTTCGTGCTGGCGATATCGCCGCGGCTATTGGTCTTAAAGACGTAACCACGGGTGACACTTTATGTGATATGAACCGTAAAGTGATTCTTGAACGTATGGAATTCCCTGAACCGGTAATTCAAATTGCCGTAGAGCCTCGTACTAAAGCTGACCAAGAAAAAATGGGTGTAGCCTTAGGCAAATTGGCCGCAGAGGATCCGTCGTTCCGCGTAGAAACTAACGAAGAATCTGGACAAACCCTTATCTCTGGTATGGGTGAGTTACACTTAGATATCATCGTAGATCGCATGAAACGCGAATTTAGCGTGGATTGTAATGTAGGTAAACCTCAAGTTGCTTATCGCGAAGCAATTCGCAAGCAAGTTGAAGTAGAAGGAAAGTTCGTTCGTCAATCAGGTGGTCGTGGTCAATACGGTCACGTTTGGTTACGTATGGAACCTCTAGAGCCAGGTGCTGGTTACGAATTTGTCAACGAAATCGTTGGTGGTGCTGTTCCTAAAGAATACATCCCAGCTGTTGATAAAGGCTGTAAAGAGCAGATGGATCAGGGTGTATTGGCAGGTTATCCGCTACTTGATGTTAAAGTTACTTTATTCGATGGTTCATTCCACGATGTTGACTCTAACGAAATGGCGTTTAAAATTGCCGGTGCAATGGGCTTTAAGAAAGGTGCATTGGACGCTGATCCAGTATTGCTCGAGCCGATGATGAAAGTAGAAGTTACAACCCCTGAAGATTGGATGGGTGATGTAGTGGGTGACTTGAATCGTCGTCGTGGCATAATTGAAGGCATGGACGATGGGGCTGCGGGCTTAAAGATTGTTAAGTCTAAAGTGCCGCTGTCTGCAATGTTCGGCTATGCTACAGATCTACGTTCGGCAACTCAGGGGCGAGCCTCTTACTCTATGGAATTCCTAGAGTACAACGAAGCGCCGAAAAATGTTGCTGATGCTATTGTTGACGCAAAGTAA
- the tuf gene encoding elongation factor Tu, which translates to MSKEKFERSKPHVNVGTIGHVDHGKTTLTAAITNVLAKVYGGEAKDFAAIDNAPEERERGITISTSHVEYDTPTRHYAHVDCPGHADYVKNMITGAAQMDGAILVVASTDGPMPQTREHILLSRQVGVPYIIVFMNKCDMVDDEELLELVEMEVRELLSEYEFPGDDLPVIQGSALKALEGEEEWEAKIVELAEALDSYIPEPERDIDKPFLLPIEDVFSISGRGTVVTGRVERGIIKVSEEIEIVGVKETTKTTCTGVEMFRKLLDEGRAGENCGVLLRGTKREDVQRGQVLAAPGSITPHTKFEAEVYVLSKDEGGRHTPFFKGYRPQFYFRTTDVTGAVELPEGVEMVMPGDNLKFVVELICPIAMDEGLRFAIREGGRTVGAGVVAKIFE; encoded by the coding sequence GTGTCTAAAGAAAAATTTGAACGTTCAAAACCGCACGTAAACGTTGGTACAATTGGCCACGTTGACCACGGTAAAACAACTCTAACAGCGGCTATCACAAACGTACTTGCAAAAGTATACGGTGGTGAAGCTAAAGATTTCGCAGCAATCGATAACGCTCCAGAAGAGCGCGAGCGCGGTATCACAATTTCTACTTCACACGTAGAGTACGACACTCCAACTCGTCACTACGCACACGTAGATTGTCCTGGACACGCTGATTACGTTAAAAACATGATCACTGGTGCTGCTCAAATGGACGGCGCTATCTTAGTAGTAGCTTCAACTGACGGCCCAATGCCTCAGACTCGTGAGCACATCCTACTTTCTCGTCAGGTTGGTGTACCTTACATCATCGTATTCATGAACAAATGTGACATGGTAGACGACGAAGAGCTTCTAGAATTAGTAGAAATGGAAGTACGTGAACTTCTATCAGAATACGAATTCCCAGGTGATGACCTTCCAGTAATTCAAGGTTCAGCACTTAAAGCGCTAGAAGGCGAAGAAGAGTGGGAAGCTAAGATTGTAGAGCTTGCAGAAGCACTAGATTCTTACATTCCAGAGCCAGAGCGTGACATCGACAAGCCATTCCTACTACCAATTGAAGACGTATTCTCAATTTCAGGTCGTGGTACAGTAGTAACAGGTCGTGTAGAGCGCGGTATCATCAAGGTTTCAGAAGAAATTGAAATCGTAGGTGTTAAAGAGACTACTAAGACAACCTGTACAGGTGTTGAAATGTTCCGCAAGCTTCTAGACGAAGGTCGTGCTGGTGAGAACTGTGGTGTACTACTACGTGGTACTAAGCGTGAAGACGTACAACGTGGTCAAGTATTGGCAGCTCCAGGTTCAATTACTCCACACACCAAGTTCGAAGCTGAAGTATACGTACTAAGCAAAGACGAAGGTGGCCGTCACACGCCATTCTTCAAAGGCTACCGTCCACAGTTCTACTTCCGTACAACTGACGTAACAGGCGCAGTAGAGCTTCCTGAAGGCGTAGAAATGGTAATGCCAGGCGACAACTTGAAATTTGTTGTAGAGCTAATCTGCCCAATCGCGATGGACGAAGGTTTACGCTTCGCAATCCGTGAAGGTGGCCGTACAGTAGGTGCGGGTGTTGTAGCTAAAATCTTCGAATAA
- the oxyR gene encoding DNA-binding transcriptional regulator OxyR codes for MNLRDLEYLVALQEQKHFRKAAEKCFVSQPTLSGQIAKLEEELGLLLIERTSRKVIFTHAGDELAAKARVILLEVKGLKDMAKSFQAPMAGPLHVGLIPTVAPYLLPKIVPHIRSEFSEMELFLYEEQTNVLLQRLEEGELDCLLLAYLPEMERFGAIDLFDEPLMLAMPSNHKWQQQTEVELSELSGEQVLMLEDGHCLRDQAMGYCFAAGAKEDTSFKATSLETLRHMVAAGMGITLLPQLAIPDTEEQSGICYRKFSSPEPSRRISLLYRNNSVRRPCFNQLAKLIQQHSALV; via the coding sequence ATGAATTTGAGAGATTTAGAGTATTTAGTCGCTTTACAAGAGCAGAAGCATTTTCGTAAAGCGGCTGAAAAGTGTTTTGTTAGTCAGCCCACCTTGAGTGGGCAAATAGCCAAGTTAGAAGAAGAGCTTGGTTTGTTGTTGATTGAGCGCACCTCGCGCAAAGTGATTTTCACTCATGCTGGTGATGAGCTTGCTGCTAAAGCGAGAGTTATCTTGCTTGAAGTAAAAGGCCTTAAAGACATGGCCAAGAGCTTCCAAGCACCAATGGCTGGGCCATTGCACGTTGGCCTAATTCCTACCGTCGCTCCGTACTTATTACCCAAGATCGTTCCGCACATTCGCTCAGAGTTTAGCGAAATGGAGCTTTTTCTTTATGAAGAGCAAACCAACGTATTATTGCAGCGATTAGAAGAAGGAGAGCTAGATTGCCTTCTGCTTGCTTATCTTCCTGAAATGGAGCGCTTTGGTGCGATAGATTTGTTTGACGAACCGCTAATGCTTGCTATGCCATCTAATCACAAATGGCAGCAGCAAACTGAGGTGGAGCTTTCAGAGCTCAGTGGGGAGCAAGTACTGATGCTTGAAGATGGTCACTGTCTGCGAGATCAAGCAATGGGTTATTGCTTTGCAGCAGGCGCGAAAGAAGATACCAGCTTTAAAGCGACTAGTTTGGAAACACTGCGACATATGGTGGCTGCGGGTATGGGTATTACTTTACTGCCGCAGTTAGCTATCCCTGATACTGAAGAGCAAAGCGGTATCTGTTATCGAAAATTCAGTTCGCCGGAACCAAGCCGTCGAATAAGTCTGCTATATCGCAATAACTCAGTTCGACGGCCCTGCTTTAATCAGCTAGCCAAATTGATTCAACAGCATTCTGCGCTGGTTTAG